CGAGTAAGCGCCTAGAAATTGATTTGCCAAATGCTTTTATAGTGGCAGGGAGTTTTAATACAGCTTTCTGGCGCACGCAGCAATTTATGCTAGCGTTGACCCATAGCGGCTTATCGTCAGACATCGCTTCCCAAATCGATCCCAAACCACCGAAGATTGCCTTCCCCTTTGACCCCAGCCAACCAGGAATGGCTCAAGTAAAAGTACTCAACTTAAGTCTGAATGACCAAAAGCGTGACCGCAAAATTCCAGTTGATATTTACTGGTCAACTGCTGCAACTCCCGATAAACCCCTGATTGTCTTTTCTCACGGCTTCGCATCAGTCCGCACGGACTTGCGCTACCTAGCAGAACATTTAGCATCCCACGGTTATGTAGTAGCAGCTTTAGAACATCCTGGTAGTAATGCGACAAATGTTGACTCAGCATTACAAGGCAAAACCAGAGTTATGAAGCCTCAAGAGTTTTTAAATCGCCCTCAAGATATCAGTTTTGTCCTCGACGAATTAGAAAAACTTAACCAAACACCTAATCATCCCCTACAAGGGAAACTTGCAACTACAAATGTGATGGTCGTTGGCTATTCTTTTGGTGGTAGTACAGCTTTAGCACTTGCTGGAGCCGAGTTCCAACTAGAACGGCTCAAAGAACGCTGCAAAAGGAACTTGGCTATCTTGAGTTTGGGAGAAGGTATACAGTGCATCGCTGAAGAACTACCAGAAAATAGCTATGAATTACGGGATACGAGAATAAAACAAGCGATCGCTCTCAATCCTACAACTTCTCTGATTTTTGGCGAAACTGGGTTAACGAAGGTGCAAGTTCCTACCCTAGTGTTAGCAGGTTCCGCAGATAAAACCACCCCAGCTTTGACTGAACAGATTGTCGGATTTGACAAAATCCGATCCCCAAAATGGCTAGTTGCTATAGTTGGAGGCACTCATCTAAGCGTCAAAGACCCCAGTACCACTTTGGATCAGATCGGACAACCAAATACACCAATTAGTGGCGGTGAAGTTGTCGGTGAACAAGCAGCAGATGTTCGTAAGTACGTTAAAGCTATAACTTTAGCCTTTGCTGCACAGATGACTCCCGAAGCTAAAAACTACGCCATCTTTCTGACATCAGATTATGCTCAGTTTGCTTCAACTGCGGCATTTCCATTTCGCCTAATTAGGCAGATTCCTCCTGATGCTATGAAAGTGGTGAAAGAATTTGTTGAGAAATAAAGGACTTCCAAATAAAAAATTTTGTCAGGGAGCCAGGGTAGGCTGTTGACTCTGTGCCTTTTTAGGAGTTAAAAAGTCATGCAAAATATACGTCATTGCGAGCGGAGCGAAGCAATCCCAGGCGATTGCTTCGCTCCGCTCGCAATGACACCAGAGAGATTTTATACTCCCCCAAAAATAGCATAAGCTAAAAAAACCAAATTCCATCACAGTCAACAGCCTAGAGCCAGGGCGTTGCGGTGAGTCTAACCAGCGCAATGCCCTAGCAAAGCTCCTGACTTAATATCAACTACAAATTTTTACACGAACCTACTTAAATAGGACTTCATTTGTAATATATTACCTGTATTAAAATATACTAAAATCGCAATATATTTAATAGTTGGGGTTAAATCACCCTAAATTTTCACAGTAAAAATAACTATTTACACATAAACTTTATGATTTTTTTATTAAAAATAATGGAAGCTTGAGAGTGTAAAAAATTAGGAACATCTGCTGGGTAATAGATGTATGTCTTAGCTAAAGTGCCAGAAATAAATTTAAGACAAGGTAAAAATTCAGGGGTTAAGGCTACAGTGTACGCGCAAGTCTAAAAAACTCTATTTTCCGTTCTTGTTTCGTTCATCTGCTCTGCATAAGAATGGGATGTGACGCACTATTAGGGTCTTGGGCACTATTAAGACCACTAAATTTCACGGGACGAGGCTAAATAACATGATTTTATCGCTTCAAACCCCTATTGTATCATTACCCCCTGAACGATTACAACACAAGTTGCTTGACAAAAATATGTTTGTGTATTTATTGATGTAAATTTCTTTAAAATGCACAAAAATCTTAGAGCATTTTTATCTTCTCTAAGTTACAGATGAAACAAAAAACTAAGGCTTGTTTAGTTCAGA
This genomic interval from Nostoc sp. KVJ3 contains the following:
- a CDS encoding alpha/beta hydrolase; its protein translation is MGKSWKSLKTVAGFFGAIVFTQLGANTPAIAADTVVVRLGLFTESISLAELQEAAKTGEFPGSLQPYTKGLSEQQRRFFLGVLGTNIPMNVVTVSNLLNTQIGTTILHDFATALARKDNAGVQALRAGLVLGSTAPRGLSVLSFIAAYPSKRLEIDLPNAFIVAGSFNTAFWRTQQFMLALTHSGLSSDIASQIDPKPPKIAFPFDPSQPGMAQVKVLNLSLNDQKRDRKIPVDIYWSTAATPDKPLIVFSHGFASVRTDLRYLAEHLASHGYVVAALEHPGSNATNVDSALQGKTRVMKPQEFLNRPQDISFVLDELEKLNQTPNHPLQGKLATTNVMVVGYSFGGSTALALAGAEFQLERLKERCKRNLAILSLGEGIQCIAEELPENSYELRDTRIKQAIALNPTTSLIFGETGLTKVQVPTLVLAGSADKTTPALTEQIVGFDKIRSPKWLVAIVGGTHLSVKDPSTTLDQIGQPNTPISGGEVVGEQAADVRKYVKAITLAFAAQMTPEAKNYAIFLTSDYAQFASTAAFPFRLIRQIPPDAMKVVKEFVEK